Proteins encoded in a region of the Candidatus Methylomirabilis lanthanidiphila genome:
- a CDS encoding cytochrome C peroxidase, with protein sequence MGRWAKGASIIVVLIIVGGMLSRSVAEGPYKLTLPLGLQKEAAYIPPDNPLTAEKIELGRQLFFDGRLSADGTVSCATCHAPDKGFSDGRPTSVGIKGQVGGRNAPATINRLFSQEQFWDGRAASLEEQALAPIQNPIEMGNTLDGMIATVSGIKGYRKQFKQVFGTDVNAAGVAKAIAAFERSLVCGNSAFDRYEDGDDAALSESEQRGLEIFRERGNCARCHTGFAFTDERYHNIGVGMDKSNPDLGRYGITKKESDKGAFKTPTLRDIAASAPYMHDGSTKTLDDVIEFYDKGGVKNPNLSNEIKRLLLSAPEKADLVAFLKSLSCPNLKVAAPVAK encoded by the coding sequence ATGGGACGATGGGCAAAAGGCGCATCGATTATTGTTGTCCTGATTATCGTTGGCGGCATGCTGAGTCGGAGCGTGGCGGAAGGACCGTACAAGCTCACACTCCCCTTGGGGCTGCAGAAAGAGGCCGCCTACATCCCTCCGGATAATCCACTCACAGCGGAGAAGATCGAACTCGGACGACAACTGTTCTTTGACGGTCGACTCTCTGCGGATGGAACCGTATCCTGCGCAACCTGCCACGCGCCGGACAAAGGGTTTTCGGACGGACGGCCGACCTCTGTGGGGATTAAGGGGCAAGTAGGCGGTCGCAACGCGCCCGCCACAATCAATCGTCTCTTCAGTCAGGAGCAGTTCTGGGATGGCCGGGCCGCCTCGCTGGAAGAGCAGGCGCTGGCTCCGATTCAGAATCCGATCGAGATGGGAAATACACTGGACGGGATGATTGCGACCGTGTCAGGGATCAAAGGGTACCGAAAACAGTTCAAGCAGGTATTCGGAACTGACGTGAATGCAGCGGGGGTGGCGAAGGCTATCGCCGCATTTGAGCGCAGCCTCGTGTGCGGCAATTCGGCATTCGACAGATATGAGGACGGCGACGACGCAGCGCTCTCGGAGAGTGAGCAGCGAGGACTTGAGATCTTCCGGGAGAGAGGGAATTGCGCACGATGCCATACCGGCTTTGCGTTTACCGATGAGCGGTACCACAACATCGGCGTAGGCATGGACAAGTCGAACCCGGATCTCGGACGGTATGGGATTACCAAGAAAGAATCGGATAAGGGAGCGTTCAAGACACCGACCCTGCGTGATATCGCCGCCAGCGCGCCCTATATGCATGATGGCAGCACCAAGACCCTGGACGACGTAATTGAGTTCTACGATAAGGGCGGCGTCAAGAACCCCAATCTGTCGAACGAGATCAAACGACTCCTCTTGTCGGCCCCGGAAAAAGCCGACCTCGTGGCGTTCCTGAAGTCGCTGAGCTGCCCTAATCTCAAAGTCGCCGCACCGGTTGCGAAGTAA
- a CDS encoding pyruvate phosphate dikinase, protein MAKKYTYFFGKGRAEGRAEQKNLLGGKGANLHEMTALKIPVPPGFTISTDTCIEYFKQGRRFPRGLWSEVETQVAKLERAMGKRFGDPKDPLLVSVRSGARISMPGMMDTVLNLGLNDKTVQGLIQRSQNPRFAYDSYRRLLQMFGDVVLGIKKIAFEGLLSDMKRQKKVTADTDLTADDLMNLVEQFKEVVRREAGRDFPQDPQEQLRMAIGAVFESWHNKRAIEYRRIYKVPDDWGTAVNIQAMVFGNLGDDSGTGVAFTRDPSMGERRIYGEFLQNAQGEDVVAGIRTPRPIADLKEAWPRVYREFERICRTLERHYRDMMDIEFTIENGTLYMLQCRVGKRTAHAAIKIAVDMAKERLIDRKVAVLRVEPWQLEQLLHPRIDPTLKVRKIAKGLAASPGAAVGKAVFTAEEAVEAAEQHEKVILVRPETSPEDIAGMVAAQGILTARGGLTSHAAVVARGMGKACVAGCTDIVVNDEDGYFQVANLTIRRGDSITIDGTTGDVIIGAVELTQPEELTGEFGSLIGWADSFRKIGVRTNADTPTDARVTRKFGAEGIGLCRTEHMFFEGDRIVAVREMILAENADERRKALAKLLPIQKQDFKAIFELMNGLPVIIRTLDPPLHEFLPRKDEEIRKVAENMGVSEDALKDKVRYLQEFNPMLGHRGCRLGISHPEITEMQARAIFEAACELKREGKRPFPEIMIPLVSDVKELRAQREIVERVGREVMKEYGVKVRYLVGTMIELPRAALVADQIAEAADFFSFGTNDLTQTTFGLSRDDAGRFLPLYLEKGILKTDPFAALDEEGVGALMRIGIEKGRRAKPQLEIGICGEHGGEPSSVELCHRLGLDYVSCSPYRVPIAKLAAAHAVLKGKVKIKEMGEK, encoded by the coding sequence ATGGCAAAGAAATATACATACTTCTTCGGAAAAGGTCGGGCGGAAGGCAGGGCAGAGCAGAAGAATCTTCTCGGGGGCAAGGGGGCGAACCTCCATGAGATGACCGCCCTCAAGATCCCCGTGCCGCCAGGCTTCACCATCTCGACCGATACCTGCATCGAGTACTTCAAGCAGGGCCGACGCTTCCCGCGCGGACTGTGGTCGGAGGTCGAGACACAGGTCGCCAAGCTGGAGCGCGCCATGGGGAAGCGGTTCGGCGATCCGAAGGATCCCCTGTTGGTCTCTGTCCGCTCCGGGGCCAGGATCTCCATGCCGGGGATGATGGATACTGTACTGAACCTGGGATTGAACGATAAGACGGTCCAGGGCCTCATACAACGCTCCCAAAACCCGCGCTTTGCCTACGACAGTTACCGGCGGCTGCTCCAGATGTTCGGGGATGTCGTGCTGGGCATCAAAAAGATCGCATTCGAGGGACTCCTCAGCGACATGAAGCGGCAGAAAAAGGTGACGGCCGATACGGATCTGACCGCCGATGATCTTATGAACTTGGTCGAACAGTTTAAAGAGGTGGTTCGGCGCGAGGCGGGGCGGGACTTTCCCCAGGATCCCCAGGAGCAGCTTCGTATGGCGATCGGGGCCGTGTTCGAATCCTGGCACAACAAGCGGGCGATCGAGTACCGCCGGATCTACAAGGTGCCTGACGACTGGGGCACCGCTGTCAATATCCAGGCGATGGTCTTCGGCAATCTTGGCGACGACTCCGGAACGGGGGTTGCGTTCACCCGCGATCCGTCCATGGGGGAGAGACGGATCTATGGGGAGTTTCTCCAGAATGCTCAAGGGGAAGATGTGGTGGCGGGCATCAGAACACCCCGACCCATCGCGGATCTGAAAGAGGCGTGGCCTCGCGTCTACCGGGAGTTCGAGCGAATCTGCCGAACCTTGGAGCGCCATTATCGGGATATGATGGATATCGAGTTTACCATCGAGAACGGGACGCTCTACATGCTGCAGTGCCGCGTCGGCAAACGGACGGCGCACGCCGCCATCAAGATCGCGGTCGACATGGCCAAAGAGCGCCTGATCGACCGAAAGGTGGCCGTCCTGCGGGTGGAGCCGTGGCAACTCGAGCAACTGTTGCACCCGAGGATCGATCCGACGCTCAAGGTGCGCAAGATCGCCAAGGGCCTGGCGGCTTCGCCGGGCGCGGCCGTCGGGAAGGCGGTCTTCACGGCGGAGGAGGCGGTGGAGGCTGCGGAGCAGCATGAGAAGGTGATCCTGGTCAGGCCGGAGACCTCTCCGGAGGATATCGCGGGCATGGTCGCCGCTCAGGGGATTCTCACGGCTCGTGGCGGCCTGACCAGCCATGCGGCTGTCGTGGCGCGGGGCATGGGGAAGGCCTGCGTGGCCGGCTGCACCGACATCGTCGTCAACGACGAAGACGGCTACTTCCAGGTCGCAAATCTGACCATCCGGCGGGGAGATTCGATCACGATCGACGGCACCACCGGTGATGTGATCATCGGAGCGGTGGAACTGACCCAGCCTGAAGAGCTGACCGGTGAATTTGGTTCTCTGATTGGGTGGGCGGACAGCTTTCGGAAGATCGGCGTCAGGACCAACGCCGACACGCCGACCGATGCGCGGGTCACGCGGAAGTTCGGGGCTGAAGGGATCGGCCTCTGCCGGACCGAACACATGTTTTTTGAGGGCGATCGGATCGTCGCCGTGCGGGAGATGATCCTGGCCGAGAACGCTGACGAGCGGCGGAAGGCCCTGGCCAAGCTCCTGCCGATACAGAAGCAAGACTTTAAGGCGATCTTCGAGCTCATGAACGGCCTCCCTGTCATCATCAGGACCCTGGATCCCCCGTTGCACGAGTTCCTTCCGAGGAAAGACGAGGAAATCCGAAAAGTTGCGGAGAACATGGGAGTATCGGAGGACGCGCTGAAGGACAAGGTCCGCTACCTCCAGGAGTTCAACCCGATGCTGGGCCACCGCGGCTGTCGCCTCGGAATCAGCCATCCGGAGATTACCGAGATGCAGGCGCGGGCGATCTTTGAGGCGGCATGCGAACTGAAACGGGAAGGGAAGCGCCCATTCCCGGAGATCATGATCCCCCTCGTCAGCGACGTGAAAGAGCTGCGGGCCCAACGGGAGATCGTGGAGAGGGTCGGTCGTGAGGTCATGAAGGAATATGGCGTGAAGGTCCGCTACCTTGTGGGGACGATGATCGAGCTGCCCAGGGCGGCGTTGGTGGCCGATCAGATCGCTGAGGCGGCTGACTTTTTCTCCTTCGGGACAAACGATCTGACACAGACGACCTTCGGGTTGTCGCGGGACGACGCCGGCCGGTTTCTGCCTCTCTACCTGGAAAAGGGCATCCTCAAGACTGATCCCTTCGCCGCCCTTGACGAAGAGGGGGTGGGCGCGCTCATGCGGATCGGGATAGAGAAAGGACGGCGGGCCAAGCCACAGTTGGAGATCGGCATCTGCGGCGAGCACGGAGGCGAGCCCAGCTCGGTCGAACTCTGTCACCGACTGGGACTGGATTACGTGAGCTGCTCGCCGTACCGGGTCCCCATTGCCAAGCTGGCGGCGGCTCATGCCGTCCTGAAGGGCAAGGTCAAGATTAAGGAGATGGGGGAGAAGTAG
- a CDS encoding metallophosphoesterase, which yields MDDYSRDRDRLRLLRTQARLLWARTIGSSPEVESQRRDMDRTLRQADERPDKTMEITRRMFIHKSLLAGAAAGVASSGWLPWLNTIDLAFGADAFKFAWISDSHLYPKTVNTRFVDKITRAVKDLQAMSPPADFLIYGGDLAQLGDPVELELGAEILKEVTIKKVFIPGEHDWYLDMGLKWEKLFGKSTWTFDHKGVRFIGLDTVSRGPDYWTAKKMTPKERMGHMATLDGSVAGAWAGVGRDQLEWLARTLSDWPKNKPVVIFTHNPLYEYYPPWNFWVRDWREVHEVLKPYANVTNIHGHTHQVLYNEIGKVRSIGMLATSWTWPYAPEGVPALTTCKVRVDPGDPFDGVGWSKLAISTADKINNDYVMWRKDILGEAPWDSGCADNTNQILSPRLADREWPYYGAYK from the coding sequence ATGGATGATTATAGCCGTGATCGCGATCGACTGAGGCTTCTGAGAACACAGGCAAGGTTGCTCTGGGCGCGAACCATCGGCTCCTCCCCAGAGGTCGAGAGCCAACGCCGTGATATGGATCGGACCTTGAGACAGGCCGACGAGCGGCCCGACAAGACCATGGAGATTACCCGGCGGATGTTCATACACAAATCGTTGCTGGCCGGAGCCGCCGCCGGCGTCGCCTCATCCGGCTGGCTGCCGTGGCTGAACACCATCGACCTGGCCTTCGGCGCTGACGCCTTCAAATTTGCGTGGATCTCCGATAGCCATCTCTACCCGAAAACCGTCAATACCCGCTTCGTCGATAAGATTACCCGCGCAGTGAAAGACCTCCAAGCCATGTCTCCGCCTGCTGATTTCCTGATCTACGGGGGCGATCTGGCGCAACTCGGGGATCCCGTCGAACTGGAGTTGGGGGCCGAGATCCTGAAAGAGGTGACAATCAAAAAGGTCTTCATCCCAGGCGAACACGATTGGTACCTCGATATGGGGCTCAAGTGGGAGAAGCTTTTCGGAAAATCGACCTGGACCTTCGACCATAAGGGGGTCCGGTTTATCGGGCTTGATACGGTCAGTCGCGGCCCGGACTACTGGACGGCCAAAAAGATGACACCGAAGGAGCGGATGGGTCACATGGCTACGCTTGACGGGAGCGTAGCCGGCGCGTGGGCCGGTGTCGGCCGCGATCAGCTCGAGTGGCTCGCCCGCACCCTGTCCGACTGGCCTAAGAACAAGCCGGTCGTAATTTTCACCCACAATCCGCTGTATGAATACTACCCGCCGTGGAACTTCTGGGTGCGGGACTGGCGAGAGGTTCATGAGGTGCTGAAGCCGTATGCCAACGTGACCAATATACACGGTCATACCCATCAGGTGCTGTACAACGAGATCGGCAAGGTACGGTCGATTGGGATGCTGGCGACGTCCTGGACCTGGCCATATGCCCCTGAAGGGGTGCCGGCCCTCACCACATGCAAGGTCCGCGTCGATCCCGGCGACCCCTTTGACGGGGTGGGTTGGTCGAAACTTGCGATCAGCACTGCGGACAAGATCAACAACGACTACGTGATGTGGCGGAAAGATATCCTTGGCGAGGCGCCGTGGGACTCGGGATGCGCAGACAACACGAATCAGATCCTGAGCCCACGACTGGCCGATCGCGAGTGGCCGTACTATGGGGCATATAAGTAA
- the ctaA gene encoding Heme A synthase, with amino-acid sequence MMMDHEKRLINHTRARVCSPWPHRFALSTAAATLLLIFVGGLVTNTGAGLAVPDWPTTFGYNMFLYPWSQMVGGIFYEHSHRLIGSLVGLLTVALACVLWLKEPGGSVRWLGVVAVGAVIIQGVLGGLRVILTPTGSELALIHGLLAQAFFALIVSVVVLTSAEWKQRPGEIMMTDGGAIPRFCLLTTGLVYFQIFFGGMLTHIGDWTVIHLLSAALVTIHVWRLATRILKHYSNHVTLTRPVTLLVGVVGLQLLLGLGSYVNRFTSLDIPFSTVTRLALPTVHRITGALMLGICMVLTLRVYRLLTSRQAVVSQGLLGERVRA; translated from the coding sequence ATGATGATGGATCATGAGAAGAGATTAATCAACCACACGCGAGCGCGGGTCTGTAGCCCGTGGCCCCATCGATTTGCGCTGTCGACCGCGGCAGCCACGTTGCTGTTGATCTTTGTCGGCGGTCTGGTGACGAATACCGGAGCGGGCCTGGCGGTGCCGGACTGGCCGACTACGTTCGGGTATAACATGTTCTTGTACCCGTGGTCGCAGATGGTGGGGGGGATCTTCTACGAACATAGTCATCGACTGATCGGATCGCTCGTGGGCCTGCTCACGGTCGCATTAGCGTGTGTACTCTGGCTGAAAGAGCCGGGAGGATCGGTTCGATGGTTGGGGGTAGTCGCCGTTGGCGCGGTGATCATTCAGGGCGTACTTGGCGGCCTGCGAGTGATACTGACGCCGACCGGAAGCGAACTTGCGCTCATCCATGGTCTGCTGGCTCAAGCCTTTTTTGCCCTGATCGTGAGCGTCGTCGTGTTGACCTCCGCTGAGTGGAAACAGAGGCCGGGAGAGATCATGATGACCGATGGTGGAGCGATCCCGCGTTTCTGTCTTCTGACAACCGGTTTGGTATACTTTCAGATCTTCTTTGGGGGGATGCTGACACATATCGGCGACTGGACCGTAATCCATCTGTTGTCTGCTGCCCTCGTGACCATCCACGTCTGGCGACTGGCGACACGGATTCTCAAGCATTACTCGAATCACGTGACGCTCACGCGGCCTGTCACTCTTCTGGTCGGTGTGGTGGGATTACAGCTTCTGCTGGGTCTCGGGTCGTATGTGAATCGCTTTACCTCGCTCGACATCCCTTTTTCGACCGTGACCCGGCTGGCGCTTCCGACCGTTCACAGGATCACCGGGGCACTGATGCTGGGCATCTGTATGGTGTTGACGCTGCGAGTCTATCGACTGCTGACGTCGCGACAAGCCGTCGTCAGCCAAGGATTGCTCGGCGAGCGGGTGCGCGCATGA
- a CDS encoding protoheme IX farnesyltransferase (Heme O synthase) (Heme B farnesyltransferase) encodes MMPTSHTLGAEVTRASRRAADFVSLMKPRILLMVLLTILAGFYLGVRSTPDYVVLLQVLAGTALAAGGTLALNQFLERDLDARMARTLLRPLPSGRLQPVEVLLFGVVLVVSGLLYLAIAVNVVSGLAAAVTAGSYLLLYTPMKRKTAWCLIVGAVPGALPPVIGWAAATGRFDIEAWVLFAILYVWQLPHTLAIAMQYREDFARAGIRLLPEIDPDDHMTKWRIICDCLVLLAVSLLPTLIGFAGALYCLGALALGIGMLGCGIALVRRRTATDARRLVLASLVYLPALLLLMVLDRVPL; translated from the coding sequence ATGATGCCCACATCTCACACATTGGGCGCCGAGGTCACGCGCGCATCCAGGCGAGCAGCGGATTTTGTGTCCCTGATGAAGCCGCGTATCCTGCTGATGGTCCTTCTCACCATACTTGCTGGTTTTTACCTGGGCGTTCGCAGTACGCCGGACTATGTGGTGCTGCTGCAGGTCCTTGCCGGGACGGCGCTCGCAGCGGGCGGAACGCTTGCGCTGAATCAGTTCCTGGAGCGTGATCTGGATGCGCGAATGGCGCGCACGCTGCTCCGGCCGTTGCCGTCCGGTCGGCTACAGCCTGTAGAGGTGCTCCTGTTTGGGGTGGTGCTCGTCGTCTCTGGCCTGCTGTACCTGGCCATTGCGGTCAATGTCGTAAGCGGTCTCGCGGCGGCGGTAACGGCAGGAAGCTATCTGTTGCTGTATACGCCAATGAAGCGCAAGACCGCATGGTGTCTGATTGTCGGAGCGGTGCCAGGGGCGCTGCCGCCGGTGATCGGCTGGGCGGCAGCCACGGGACGGTTCGACATCGAAGCCTGGGTGCTGTTTGCCATCCTGTATGTGTGGCAGCTTCCGCATACGCTGGCCATCGCCATGCAGTATCGGGAGGACTTTGCGCGAGCCGGAATCCGACTCCTGCCGGAGATCGACCCGGACGATCACATGACGAAATGGCGGATCATTTGCGACTGTCTCGTCCTGCTCGCCGTCAGTCTATTGCCGACCCTGATCGGATTTGCCGGGGCACTCTATTGCCTGGGCGCGCTGGCGTTGGGGATCGGTATGCTGGGTTGCGGGATTGCGCTTGTCAGGCGCCGGACCGCGACAGACGCCAGGCGGCTGGTCCTCGCGTCGCTTGTCTACCTTCCGGCCTTGCTCCTGCTGATGGTGCTGGACAGGGTGCCACTGTAG
- a CDS encoding sulfur oxidation protein SoxY codes for MRKTGTRTNSHERVTQGAASSTASRRVFLRLASTLITLEWANIAFALEPHTPGSSNQPTPLEQAYPLALKVPPFTRNGANVPIVVEIRHPMEADHYIKSLQILNETDPIPSKGIFHLSPANGRAYLSMQARINSGSSTVLAVAECTRHGRWTTRQSITIPEGDGGCATETEEDDHVSSDDGIRPPVIRIPELVERGWIGRDEIIRVQMSIRHPSRTGLTHQGATFRQTGDPFYLKEMKVLYGDRLVSRYEMTPAISDNPFITFTLRASEQSAIRVVLTNSRGQQFQAAQEVVLA; via the coding sequence ATGAGGAAGACAGGTACGCGCACCAACAGTCACGAGCGGGTTACCCAGGGGGCGGCGTCATCGACAGCGTCGAGACGAGTCTTTCTCCGTCTCGCCTCGACGCTGATCACCTTGGAGTGGGCCAACATTGCGTTCGCCCTGGAGCCACACACTCCCGGTAGTTCGAATCAGCCGACTCCTCTTGAACAGGCGTATCCGCTTGCCCTCAAGGTGCCGCCCTTCACCCGCAATGGTGCGAATGTCCCGATCGTTGTCGAAATACGACACCCGATGGAGGCTGACCACTATATCAAGAGCCTTCAGATCCTGAACGAAACCGATCCGATCCCATCGAAAGGGATTTTTCACCTGAGCCCAGCCAATGGTCGGGCCTATCTGTCAATGCAAGCTCGCATAAACAGCGGCTCCTCCACGGTACTGGCCGTTGCCGAATGTACCCGACATGGCCGGTGGACGACACGCCAATCCATCACGATTCCTGAAGGAGATGGGGGGTGCGCAACCGAGACTGAGGAGGACGATCATGTATCGTCGGATGACGGGATCCGTCCGCCGGTTATCCGAATCCCCGAGCTGGTCGAGCGTGGATGGATCGGACGGGATGAGATCATCCGAGTACAGATGAGCATCAGACACCCGAGCCGGACCGGCTTGACCCATCAAGGCGCGACATTCCGTCAAACCGGCGATCCTTTCTATCTGAAAGAGATGAAAGTGTTGTATGGGGATCGTCTGGTCAGCCGGTACGAGATGACGCCCGCCATCAGCGATAATCCGTTCATCACCTTTACGTTGAGGGCGTCGGAACAATCAGCCATCCGGGTTGTCCTCACCAACAGTCGCGGTCAGCAGTTCCAGGCCGCGCAAGAGGTTGTGCTCGCGTAA
- a CDS encoding cytochrome C peroxidase gives MQRRTRTVLIGSTLFSMVLSLCATGSNAAEPYKLKLPSGLQEDAAYIPPDNPLTAEKINLGKQLYFDKRLSADGTVACASCHAADKGFSDGRPTSTGIKGQVGGRNAPVTINRLFSQEQFWDGRSPSLEDQALGPVQNPIEMGHTLQGMIATLDTLGGYREQFKKAFGTGITKEGVAQAIASFERTLLCGNSAFDKFEAGDKKALTAGAQRGLALFRGKKANCVACHTGFNFTDESYHNLGVGMDKKDPDLGRFKVTKKESEKGAFKTPTLRNIAASAPYLHDGSAKTLEEVIDFYDKGGTKNPNLSKEIKPLKLTAQEKGDLAAFMKSLSCPDLKVAAPTLPK, from the coding sequence ATGCAACGCCGTACACGAACGGTACTGATTGGCAGTACGCTATTCTCCATGGTGTTGAGTCTGTGCGCGACAGGTAGCAACGCCGCAGAACCGTACAAGCTCAAGCTGCCGTCCGGTCTCCAAGAGGACGCGGCGTATATCCCCCCGGACAATCCTCTGACGGCCGAGAAGATCAATCTCGGCAAGCAGCTTTATTTCGATAAGCGACTCTCAGCCGATGGAACCGTGGCGTGTGCAAGCTGTCACGCGGCGGACAAAGGGTTTTCCGATGGCCGCCCCACCTCTACGGGAATCAAAGGACAGGTCGGTGGCCGCAATGCCCCTGTGACGATCAATCGCCTCTTCAGCCAGGAACAGTTCTGGGATGGCCGGTCTCCGTCGTTGGAAGATCAGGCGCTGGGCCCGGTGCAGAACCCCATCGAGATGGGCCACACATTGCAGGGGATGATTGCCACACTGGATACGTTGGGGGGATACCGGGAGCAGTTCAAGAAGGCCTTCGGGACAGGGATCACTAAAGAAGGGGTTGCCCAGGCCATCGCATCTTTCGAGCGAACCCTCCTCTGCGGCAACTCAGCCTTTGACAAGTTCGAGGCCGGGGACAAAAAGGCTCTCACCGCCGGCGCCCAGCGCGGGCTCGCCCTCTTTCGCGGAAAGAAGGCGAACTGCGTAGCCTGTCACACCGGCTTTAACTTCACCGACGAAAGCTATCACAACCTCGGTGTAGGAATGGACAAGAAGGACCCGGACCTTGGCCGATTTAAGGTCACCAAAAAAGAGTCTGAGAAGGGCGCTTTCAAGACGCCGACCCTGCGCAACATCGCCGCCAGCGCGCCCTATTTGCATGACGGCAGCGCCAAGACGCTGGAAGAGGTGATTGACTTCTACGACAAGGGCGGCACCAAGAATCCGAATCTCTCGAAGGAGATCAAGCCGCTCAAGCTGACGGCCCAGGAAAAGGGAGATCTGGCAGCGTTCATGAAATCGCTGAGCTGCCCCGATCTCAAGGTCGCCGCGCCTACACTACCGAAGTAA
- a CDS encoding short-chain dehydrogenase, giving the protein MELHGRTALVTGAARRVGRAIALALAGRGADVVIHYNSSASEARQTVEAVERLGRRASAIQADLAEPDQVEALADRAVKAYGKIDVLVNSAAIFRRTALDQLTMQDWDQFLRVNLTGPFFLARRLGLLMRRQGMGKIINVADVAGITPWADFLPYSVSKGMVITVTQGLAKALAPEVQVNAVVPGTVLLAEEYSEQERESIIRRTPLKRIGDPADIAQTVLFLVEGSDFITGQVVVVDGGRSIQ; this is encoded by the coding sequence ATGGAGCTTCACGGGCGAACGGCGTTAGTGACTGGGGCGGCCAGGCGCGTGGGCCGGGCGATCGCCTTGGCGTTGGCCGGTCGGGGCGCGGATGTGGTCATCCACTACAACAGCAGCGCATCCGAGGCCAGGCAGACGGTGGAGGCTGTAGAGCGTCTTGGCCGGCGCGCGTCCGCTATTCAGGCTGACCTTGCGGAACCGGATCAGGTCGAGGCGCTGGCCGACCGCGCGGTGAAGGCATATGGGAAGATCGATGTTCTGGTGAACAGCGCCGCAATCTTTCGCAGGACGGCGCTCGATCAGCTTACGATGCAGGACTGGGACCAGTTCCTGCGCGTGAACCTGACGGGACCGTTCTTCCTGGCCAGACGACTGGGCCTGCTGATGCGCCGGCAGGGGATGGGGAAGATCATCAATGTTGCCGATGTCGCGGGGATCACGCCGTGGGCCGACTTCTTACCGTATTCGGTTTCCAAGGGGATGGTGATCACCGTGACCCAGGGGCTGGCGAAGGCGCTGGCGCCGGAGGTCCAGGTGAACGCGGTCGTGCCCGGTACGGTGTTGTTGGCAGAGGAGTATAGCGAGCAGGAGCGGGAGTCGATTATCAGGCGCACGCCGCTCAAACGGATCGGTGACCCGGCCGATATCGCCCAGACCGTCCTCTTCCTTGTGGAAGGCTCGGATTTCATCACCGGTCAAGTCGTGGTGGTGGATGGCGGTCGTTCGATCCAATAG